In Micromonospora sp. LH3U1, one genomic interval encodes:
- a CDS encoding mechanosensitive ion channel family protein yields MQSYLETAVVALVAAAVALFLVEVVHRLTRRFGRRSQLLTELTDHAHRPFQVAGTVVAVQFAVRLSTGYAVGESWRQLLLHLLVLGVIATTAWLVASLLVVVEDTALARFRVDVPDNRHARRVRTQVVMLRRLTIAVIVILTVGVMLMTFPSVRGIGAGVLTSAGVVGVVAALAAQSLLGNVFAGLQLAFSDAVRLDDVVVVEGEWGRIEELTLSYVVVQIWDDRRLILPTSYFTSKPFQNWTRTEAAVLGTAEFDVDWAVPVQTMREELRRLVEGTELWDGRVCVLQVTDATGGTVRVRALVSAADAGRLWDLRCLVREHLVAWIRDNRPTAMPRMRTELGDASSNLPWQWVQPRRPARRATDTEAADDARVFGGSDDGDARSEAFVGPEETRP; encoded by the coding sequence GTGCAGAGCTATCTCGAAACGGCCGTCGTCGCGCTCGTCGCGGCGGCGGTCGCCCTGTTCCTGGTCGAGGTCGTCCACCGGCTGACCCGGCGGTTCGGCCGCCGGTCGCAGCTGTTGACCGAGCTGACCGATCACGCGCACCGCCCGTTCCAGGTCGCCGGCACGGTCGTCGCCGTGCAGTTCGCCGTCCGCCTCAGCACCGGGTACGCGGTCGGTGAGAGCTGGCGGCAGTTGCTGCTGCACCTGCTCGTCCTCGGCGTCATCGCCACCACCGCCTGGCTGGTCGCCTCCCTGCTGGTCGTCGTGGAGGACACCGCGCTGGCCCGGTTCCGGGTCGACGTGCCGGACAATCGGCACGCCCGGCGGGTACGGACCCAGGTGGTGATGCTGCGCCGACTGACCATCGCGGTGATCGTCATCCTGACCGTCGGGGTCATGCTGATGACGTTCCCGAGCGTGCGTGGCATCGGCGCCGGGGTGCTGACCTCGGCCGGTGTGGTCGGTGTGGTGGCCGCGCTCGCCGCGCAGAGCCTGCTCGGCAACGTCTTCGCCGGCCTCCAACTCGCCTTCAGCGACGCCGTCCGGCTCGACGACGTGGTCGTCGTCGAGGGGGAGTGGGGTCGGATCGAGGAGCTGACCCTCAGCTACGTCGTCGTGCAGATCTGGGACGACCGGCGGTTGATCCTGCCCACCTCGTACTTCACCAGCAAACCGTTCCAGAACTGGACCCGGACCGAGGCGGCGGTGCTCGGCACCGCCGAGTTCGACGTGGACTGGGCGGTGCCGGTGCAGACCATGCGCGAGGAGCTGCGCCGCCTCGTCGAGGGCACCGAGCTGTGGGACGGGCGGGTCTGCGTCCTGCAGGTCACCGACGCCACCGGCGGGACGGTCCGGGTGCGGGCGCTGGTCAGCGCCGCCGACGCGGGCAGACTGTGGGACCTGCGCTGCCTGGTCCGGGAGCACCTGGTCGCCTGGATTCGGGACAACCGCCCGACCGCGATGCCCCGGATGCGTACCGAGCTGGGCGATGCCAGCAGCAACCTGCCCTGGCAGTGGGTGCAGCCGAGGCGGCCGGCCCGTCGCGCAACCGACACGGAGGCCGCCGACGACGCGCGCGTCTTCGGGGGCAGCGACGACGGCGACGCCCGCAGCGAAGCCTTCGTAGGCCCCGAAGAAACCCGCCCCTAA
- a CDS encoding DUF1206 domain-containing protein — MSLTRSAEATASRTADSRWLELLARAGFIGYGIVHLLFAWLALQIAFGTSSDDGDQSGALRTLSEQPLGKFLVIATAVGLLAMAIWQALEAAVGHRAERGKERVVERLASAGRTVVYLYFAWTAFKVFKDVGSNSADQQEALTGKLMTSSGGRWLVGLAGLVLAGIGVGLVIYGILKKFEKHLKTGEMSPKTRKLARRLGTAGYTAKGVAYGISGLLVIVAAVNYDPKKARGLDAALHTLREQSYGTFLLTLVALGIAAFGLYCFLQSRYRKV; from the coding sequence ATGTCACTCACCCGTAGCGCCGAAGCCACCGCCTCCCGAACGGCGGACAGCCGGTGGCTGGAACTCCTCGCCCGGGCCGGCTTCATCGGCTACGGCATCGTCCACCTCCTCTTCGCCTGGTTGGCGTTGCAGATCGCGTTCGGCACGTCGTCCGACGACGGCGACCAGTCCGGCGCGCTGCGTACCCTCTCCGAACAACCGCTGGGTAAGTTCCTGGTCATCGCCACCGCGGTCGGTCTGCTCGCGATGGCGATCTGGCAGGCGCTGGAGGCGGCGGTCGGGCACCGCGCCGAGCGGGGCAAGGAGCGGGTCGTCGAGCGGCTCGCCTCGGCCGGCCGGACTGTCGTCTACCTCTACTTCGCCTGGACCGCCTTCAAGGTCTTCAAGGACGTCGGGTCGAACAGCGCCGACCAGCAGGAGGCGTTGACCGGCAAGCTGATGACCTCCAGCGGGGGTCGCTGGCTGGTCGGCCTGGCCGGGCTGGTGCTCGCCGGCATCGGCGTCGGCCTGGTCATCTACGGCATCCTCAAGAAGTTCGAGAAGCACCTGAAGACCGGCGAGATGAGCCCGAAGACCCGCAAGCTGGCCCGCCGCCTCGGCACCGCCGGATACACCGCCAAGGGCGTCGCGTACGGCATCTCCGGTCTGCTGGTCATCGTGGCGGCGGTGAACTACGACCCGAAGAAGGCCCGTGGTCTGGACGCCGCGCTGCACACGCTGCGCGAGCAGTCGTACGGCACGTTCCTGCTGACCCTGGTGGCCCTCGGCATCGCCGCCTTCGGCCTCTACTGCTTCCTCCAGTCCCGGTACCGCAAGGTCTGA